Genomic segment of Nostoc sp. TCL240-02:
ACATGGCTGACAAATGGCCCCACAGGCCCCTCACTTTTGAACATCGCCAGCCGCTCAATAATCGCTGGATCGCCACAAGCCCAGCCTAGCCGGATACCAGGCGCAATAATTTTCGAGAAGGTACTCACATATAATACCCACCCTTCTTGGTCGAGAGTTGCCAGGGAGGGCATAGTTTCTCCTCGAAAGCGCAAATCGCTATAAGCATCGTCTTCCACGATTAGAACGCCATACTCAGCCGCTAATGCTACCAGTTTTTGGCGGCGAAATAACGGCATAGTAGCACCTGTGGGATTATGAAAGGTGGGAATAGTATAAATAAATCGGGGTCGGATGCCCTGTTTTTTGAAATCGTTCAATGTTACTTCTAGCGCATCTACATCCATCCCTAACTCATCCACAGGAATAGTAATTATGCGTGCGCCAGCGTGGACAAATCTGGTAACTACTCCCAAGAAGGTTGGCCCTTCCACAATTACTACATCACCAGGTTCCACAAACACATCTGGTAGCAAGCCGAGAATCTGACCAGAACCGTAGCCAATGATTAGGCGATCGCGATCGGCAGCAATTCCCTTAGCCTGCAAGCGGAGGATAATTTGCTCATACAGTTGAGCGGAAGGCGGGCCGTAATTGAGAGCGATCGGAGCCTCTTCTGCCAGCACAACGGCACTTGCAGCAGCCAAGTCAGTGTGAGGAAAGAGAATTGGATCGGCTAGACCGTAGGCAAAGCTGACGGTGACGATTTTGCTTAACTCTGTACCGTAAGTTGGTGGTGCAAGGTTCTTTGCGCGTTCGGCGAACAAATCAGTAATTCGGTAAGCAGGGGTTGTAGAAACCATAAGTAGTTAAAAATTGGAAGTCAGAGTACAGAACACACAAGAAGGTTACTGGCGAAAAGCGAGATTGGAAGCTTCCTCTGATCTCAACTTTTAACGAGAGTGGGCGTCTGAAAGTTTCATTAATCGCCCAGCATTCATGGTGGATTGTGGCTACTGACGGATGTATTCTTTCTTATAACATCATGACAACTATCGTGAATATTGACTGATAGAACGGAATTACTACAGTGAAATTATTTAAGCTCAAGTGGCAGCAGCTAATTTTAAGCTTAGGCTGTCTGCTACTGATTATTGCCTGTAAAAATTTTTATCCCACTAATAACTCAGACGCTATAACTTTTAGGGTGGCGACAGATCCCACCTTTGTTCCTTTTGAAATCCAAAAGGCTAGTGGTGGCTTGGAAGGTTTTGATATTGATTTGATGAATGGCATCGCTAAAGTAGCAGGTTTTGCAGTCCAATTTGAAAGTCTACCTT
This window contains:
- a CDS encoding PLP-dependent aminotransferase family protein encodes the protein MVSTTPAYRITDLFAERAKNLAPPTYGTELSKIVTVSFAYGLADPILFPHTDLAAASAVVLAEEAPIALNYGPPSAQLYEQIILRLQAKGIAADRDRLIIGYGSGQILGLLPDVFVEPGDVVIVEGPTFLGVVTRFVHAGARIITIPVDELGMDVDALEVTLNDFKKQGIRPRFIYTIPTFHNPTGATMPLFRRQKLVALAAEYGVLIVEDDAYSDLRFRGETMPSLATLDQEGWVLYVSTFSKIIAPGIRLGWACGDPAIIERLAMFKSEGPVGPFVSHVVARYCATGKLDNHIQELIACYKHKCNLLLEAIAQEFPSDVVALCPDGGFFVWCKLPPDISAKALLMAANEHGISFLPGTRCYVNGQGDDAIRLAFSFQPTQKIVEGIATLGSVLRGLR